From the Cucurbita pepo subsp. pepo cultivar mu-cu-16 chromosome LG05, ASM280686v2, whole genome shotgun sequence genome, one window contains:
- the LOC111795187 gene encoding auxin-responsive protein SAUR24-like: MGFRLPSSLIPQAKQLLRRSSGNPSAVPKGHVAVYVGEFERKRFVIPISYLNHFSFQQLLSRAEEEFGFDHPEGGLTIPCGEDAFVDLTSRLQSS, translated from the coding sequence ATGGGGTTTCGTCTTCCATCGTCTTTGATCCCTCAGGCCAAGCAATTGCTAAGGAGGAGCTCGGGAAATCCGTCGGCTGTTCCGAAAGGTCACGTTGCCGTTTACGTTGGAGAGTTCGAGAGGAAGCGATTTGTGATTCCGATTTCGTATTTGAATCATTTTTCGTTTCAACAGCTTCTCAGTCGAGCAGAGGAAGAGTTTGGATTTGATCATCCAGAAGGTGGTTTGACGATTCCTTGCGGAGAAGATGCGTTTGTCGATCTCACTTCTAGATTGCAATCCTCTTAA
- the LOC111795184 gene encoding 40S ribosomal protein S12-like, with protein sequence MSADEGAVVVEAPAPALGEPMDIETALQLVLRKSLAHGGLVRGLHESAKAIEKHAAQLCVLGEDCNQPDYVKLVKALCAEHDVNLMTVPSAKTLGEWAGLCKIDSEGKARKVVGCSCVVVKDFGEDHEALHIVQKHVSSS encoded by the exons atgtcaGC TGATGAAGGTGCAGTTGTTGTTGAGGCTCCGGCCCCAGCTCTTGGTGAGCCAATGGACATTGAGACTGCTTTGCAACTTGTTCTTAGAAAATCATTAGCTCATGGTGGGCTTGTTCGAGGCCTGCATGAGAGTGCCAAGGCAATTGAGAAGCATGCTGCTCAGCTCTGCGTCTTGGGAGAAGACTGCAACCAGCCAGATTATGTTAAGCTTGTCAAGGCACTTTGTGCGGAGCACGATGTAAACTTGATGACAGTTCCCAGTGCAAAGACCCTTGGCGAGTGGGCTGGT CTATGCAAGATTGATTCTGAAGGAAAGGCTAGGAAGGTTGTCGGGTGCTCATGTGTTGTAGTTAAG GACTTTGGGGAGGATCACGAGGCACTTCACATTGTCCAGAAGCACGTGAGTTCAAGTTGA